From a region of the Methanolinea sp. genome:
- a CDS encoding phenylalanine--tRNA ligase subunit beta, translated as MAVISLPNRYLERLTGADRDQIISRLPLLGSDIERIGEDHIDVEFFPNRPDLFSVEGVARALRGFLCKETGLPEYRVTPSGMKFTVDPRLAGIRPVIGSAVIRGVLFDEDAILSVMGLQEALHWAVGRGRSKVAIGIHDLDTVTPPFHYLASERTRKFVPLDFQQELSMEEILAHHPKGRMFSQIVENFPLFPLIVDDLDQVLSFPPIINGELTRVTTSTTNLLLDCTGTDERAVRTAVTILCTAMAETGAQIESIEIEGVRWPDLSPEVRVVRTNDCNRLLGTSLSPEEMAELLQRMRYGAVKENEGMVRVEVPCYRSDIMHDWDLFEDVAIAYGYERFPAAISPTFSIGEAHPVNQIGSLVRQVLVGFGFTEVIPFTLSNEAVMFTAMRRQIPPDLLRVLHPITEDHTLLRTDLIPLLLEICQLNRHRELPQRIFCVGDVVRGLETYPKAAFVSLHPSADFTEAYAHADAICRELDLPFTVRESEDTAFIDGRRGDVVVGGKQAGVFGEIHPAVLNSFEIEHPVAALELDLRAVPGFPGSPSTP; from the coding sequence TTGGCCGTCATCTCCCTTCCCAACCGGTATCTCGAACGGCTGACCGGGGCTGATCGAGATCAGATCATCTCCCGACTCCCCCTGCTTGGCTCGGATATCGAGCGGATTGGTGAGGATCACATCGATGTCGAGTTCTTCCCCAACCGGCCCGACCTCTTTTCTGTCGAGGGCGTTGCACGGGCGCTGCGGGGATTCCTGTGCAAGGAGACCGGTCTTCCGGAATACCGCGTGACCCCTTCAGGGATGAAGTTTACTGTTGATCCCCGCCTCGCCGGAATCAGGCCGGTTATCGGTTCTGCGGTGATACGGGGGGTCTTGTTTGACGAAGATGCAATCCTCTCAGTGATGGGCCTGCAGGAAGCGCTCCACTGGGCAGTCGGCAGGGGGAGGAGCAAGGTTGCCATCGGGATCCATGATCTCGACACGGTAACCCCCCCGTTCCACTATCTCGCCTCGGAAAGAACCCGGAAATTCGTACCGCTTGACTTCCAGCAGGAGCTCTCCATGGAAGAGATACTTGCCCATCACCCGAAGGGTCGGATGTTCTCCCAAATCGTTGAAAATTTTCCCCTCTTCCCCCTGATTGTGGACGATCTGGACCAGGTTCTCTCTTTCCCCCCTATCATCAACGGCGAGCTGACCCGGGTGACCACCAGCACCACGAACCTCCTTCTCGATTGCACCGGGACCGATGAGCGGGCAGTGCGGACCGCGGTCACCATCCTCTGCACGGCAATGGCCGAGACCGGAGCCCAAATAGAGAGCATCGAGATCGAGGGTGTGCGCTGGCCGGATCTCTCCCCGGAGGTCCGGGTCGTCAGGACAAACGACTGCAACCGGCTGCTCGGCACCAGCCTTTCCCCCGAGGAGATGGCAGAGCTGCTCCAGAGAATGCGGTATGGAGCGGTTAAGGAAAACGAGGGAATGGTCCGCGTCGAAGTACCTTGTTACCGCTCCGATATCATGCATGACTGGGATCTGTTCGAGGATGTCGCCATCGCCTACGGGTACGAGCGGTTTCCTGCGGCAATCTCCCCTACATTCTCCATCGGAGAAGCTCACCCTGTCAACCAGATCGGTTCCCTGGTGCGGCAGGTTCTTGTCGGTTTTGGATTCACAGAAGTGATCCCGTTCACGCTCTCTAACGAGGCAGTCATGTTCACGGCGATGCGTCGGCAGATTCCACCCGACCTGCTCAGGGTCCTGCATCCCATTACCGAGGATCACACCTTGCTGCGGACCGATCTCATCCCGCTCCTGCTGGAGATATGCCAGCTGAACCGTCACCGGGAGCTACCGCAGCGGATCTTCTGCGTGGGAGATGTGGTCCGGGGACTGGAGACCTACCCGAAGGCTGCATTCGTGAGCCTCCACCCGTCAGCAGATTTCACCGAGGCTTATGCCCATGCCGACGCGATTTGCCGGGAACTTGACCTTCCCTTCACGGTCCGGGAATCGGAAGACACGGCATTCATCGATGGGCGACGGGGAGATGTTGTCGTGGGCGGAAAACAGGCAGGGGTGTTTGGGGAGATCCATCCAGCCGTCCTAAATTCCTTTGAGATCGAACACCCTGTTGCGGCATTGGAAC
- a CDS encoding phenylalanine--tRNA ligase subunit alpha → MDLTTNEKKLLVALAPLDSAKPSYLAELLSVSEEAAIQYAYLLQDRGLAVVDRRVVKHYALTDEGRCYADCGLPERQLFDSFSHAIPLAELTRHPLAKIGIGQMRKKGWITIRDGMVEKTGKTAEEDDESALRNPVEGKKGVAELVKRGLLQEIEDVSYLISITDAGVAFARQGIEIQDETGTLTRDQIVSGSWRDLKLRRYTVEKIPRRVYPGKIHPYQRLIEEMRQILLQMGFTEIYGGIVQSAFWNFDALFQPQDHPAREMQDTFYLGERACLPPCFEKVRDMHLHGGATSSKGWGGTWSEEKASQCVLRTHSTSLTIRHLAEHPDPPVKAFSISRVYRREAIDPTHLPEFEQLEGIVMDEGVSFCNLLGFLKEFYNRMGFAGVRFRPGYFPYTEPSVEPEVYVPSLGWVEMGGAGIFREEVTAPFGLECPVLAWGLGVSRIAMLRLGLTDLRLLYRSDIAWVRDTPSLLPDQVPGGV, encoded by the coding sequence ATGGATCTGACAACTAACGAAAAAAAACTCCTCGTGGCCCTCGCGCCGCTTGACAGCGCCAAGCCTTCGTATCTCGCGGAACTTTTATCGGTTTCCGAAGAGGCGGCGATCCAGTACGCCTACCTGCTCCAGGATCGCGGCCTTGCCGTCGTGGATCGGAGAGTGGTGAAGCACTACGCGCTCACCGACGAGGGACGGTGCTATGCCGACTGTGGCCTCCCCGAGCGCCAGCTGTTCGATAGTTTCTCCCATGCTATCCCCCTGGCCGAACTGACCCGGCATCCGCTGGCGAAGATCGGTATCGGCCAGATGCGGAAGAAGGGCTGGATCACGATCCGGGATGGAATGGTTGAAAAGACCGGCAAGACCGCAGAAGAGGATGATGAATCCGCGTTGCGCAATCCGGTGGAAGGAAAGAAAGGGGTCGCAGAGCTTGTAAAACGCGGCCTCCTTCAGGAGATTGAAGACGTTAGCTACCTGATCTCCATCACAGATGCAGGCGTTGCTTTCGCCCGGCAGGGTATCGAGATCCAGGATGAGACAGGGACGCTCACCCGGGATCAGATTGTATCAGGAAGTTGGAGGGATCTCAAGCTGCGGAGGTATACCGTAGAAAAGATCCCCCGGAGGGTTTATCCCGGTAAGATCCATCCCTACCAGCGGCTGATCGAGGAGATGCGCCAGATCCTCCTCCAGATGGGATTTACAGAAATCTACGGAGGGATCGTCCAGAGCGCCTTCTGGAACTTTGATGCCTTGTTCCAGCCCCAGGACCACCCTGCGAGGGAGATGCAGGACACCTTCTACCTTGGAGAACGGGCCTGTCTTCCTCCATGCTTCGAGAAAGTCCGGGACATGCATCTCCACGGGGGGGCGACGTCCTCAAAGGGATGGGGGGGGACCTGGAGCGAAGAGAAAGCCTCCCAGTGCGTGCTTCGCACCCATTCCACGAGCCTGACCATCCGGCACCTTGCAGAACACCCGGACCCCCCGGTCAAGGCGTTCTCAATCAGCAGAGTGTATCGCCGGGAAGCGATCGATCCGACCCATCTGCCCGAGTTCGAGCAACTGGAAGGGATTGTTATGGACGAGGGAGTAAGTTTCTGCAACCTGCTCGGATTTTTAAAAGAGTTCTACAACCGGATGGGATTTGCCGGCGTCCGCTTCAGGCCGGGATACTTCCCTTATACTGAGCCCAGCGTGGAACCGGAAGTCTATGTCCCATCACTCGGGTGGGTCGAGATGGGTGGGGCCGGGATCTTCAGGGAGGAAGTCACGGCACCGTTTGGGCTTGAGTGCCCGGTCCTCGCCTGGGGCCTAGGGGTGAGCCGCATCGCGATGCTCCGGCTCGGCCTCACCGATCTTCGCCTGCTATACAGGAGCGACATCGCCTGGGTCAGAGACACCCCGTCACTCCTCCCTGATCAGGTGCCGGGAGGTGTGTGA
- the endA gene encoding tRNA-intron lyase, whose product MKAKFDGTCVRLGNEGRILYDQSGYGRPDDDGIRLSPEEACYLVHRGKISIEGFPFDTLIAHFARHPEFLRTFLVYRDLRERGYAVQSGPHDFRVFRRGERPGTGKSQYMIRVLSERNLIEFETLIHEALASSRMRKQHVLAVVDDENELTYYEIKVQKLPDAGEKPGFGPLEGVLVGRSALVHPVLPPDSTAAGYGMNLDAERMILAPLEIIFLMANGTLALRDGEEMIDADRYFTLAAAADVELSEKAAVYRDLRQCGYIPKTGYKFGHHFRVYSGQKIHSEMLVHAIAGGVRFPMSSISRSVRLAHSVKKKMLFGHQHTTGIQYVEFARIKL is encoded by the coding sequence GTGAAGGCGAAGTTTGACGGGACCTGCGTCCGGCTCGGAAACGAGGGACGGATCCTGTACGACCAGAGCGGTTACGGGAGGCCCGATGATGATGGCATCCGCCTCTCCCCAGAAGAAGCCTGCTACCTGGTCCACCGGGGCAAAATTTCAATTGAAGGTTTCCCATTTGACACTCTGATCGCCCATTTCGCCCGGCACCCTGAATTCCTCCGCACCTTTCTCGTGTACCGCGACCTTCGGGAGCGAGGCTATGCCGTCCAGAGCGGTCCCCACGATTTCCGTGTCTTCCGTCGGGGCGAGCGACCAGGGACCGGCAAGTCCCAGTATATGATACGGGTGCTTTCCGAACGGAACCTCATCGAATTTGAAACTCTTATCCACGAGGCCCTGGCATCATCACGGATGCGCAAGCAGCACGTCCTTGCCGTTGTTGATGATGAGAACGAACTGACATACTACGAGATCAAGGTCCAGAAGCTTCCCGATGCCGGTGAGAAGCCCGGTTTCGGCCCTCTGGAAGGTGTGCTTGTCGGCAGGTCGGCTCTCGTGCATCCTGTCCTGCCCCCGGACAGTACCGCTGCCGGTTACGGCATGAATCTCGATGCCGAACGGATGATTCTCGCCCCGCTTGAGATCATTTTCCTCATGGCAAACGGTACACTGGCACTTCGGGACGGTGAAGAAATGATCGATGCAGACCGGTACTTTACACTTGCCGCGGCAGCGGACGTGGAACTCAGCGAAAAGGCTGCTGTGTACCGGGATCTGCGACAATGCGGGTATATTCCCAAGACCGGGTACAAGTTCGGGCACCATTTCCGGGTCTATTCCGGGCAGAAGATCCACTCCGAGATGCTGGTGCATGCCATCGCCGGTGGAGTCAGGTTCCCGATGAGCAGCATCTCCCGCTCGGTCAGGCTCGCCCACAGCGTGAAAAAAAAGATGTTGTTTGGCCATCAACATACTACGGGAATTCAATACGTCGAGTTTGCGCGAATCAAACTGTGA
- a CDS encoding deoxyribonuclease IV — translation MVRVGVHVSIAGSIAKAVERAEAAGCDTFQIFSRNPRGWAFKELDPDQVALFRENLGKSGMFPAVDHMPYLPNLATGKAEFYEKSVMTLAAELSRCGMLGIPYLVTHLGHHLGEGIEIGRKRVITAVNQALSAVDNNVVLLLENTAGEKNGVGSTFEDIAAVLEGIEAPGRVGVCFDTCHAFGAGYELRTVQGIEETVSRFDDAIGVENCMLIHLNDSKGYLGSGLDRHEHIGLGNIGEEGFRLVLSHPFFRSRPLICETPVDDRRDDAGNIRVVRKLAGK, via the coding sequence ATGGTCAGGGTAGGGGTGCATGTATCGATTGCCGGCTCGATTGCAAAGGCGGTTGAGCGGGCGGAAGCTGCCGGGTGTGATACCTTCCAGATCTTTTCGCGGAATCCCCGGGGCTGGGCATTCAAGGAACTCGATCCTGACCAGGTAGCGCTGTTTCGCGAGAACCTTGGAAAGAGCGGGATGTTCCCGGCAGTCGACCACATGCCGTACCTTCCCAACCTGGCTACGGGTAAAGCCGAGTTCTACGAAAAATCGGTCATGACGCTTGCCGCCGAACTTTCAAGGTGCGGGATGCTTGGCATCCCGTATCTCGTGACCCACCTGGGCCATCACCTGGGTGAGGGGATCGAGATCGGCAGGAAACGGGTTATTACCGCTGTGAACCAGGCACTTTCCGCAGTCGACAACAACGTCGTCCTCCTGCTCGAGAACACTGCAGGTGAAAAGAACGGGGTCGGATCGACTTTTGAGGATATTGCCGCGGTCCTGGAGGGAATCGAGGCCCCGGGGAGGGTTGGGGTATGCTTCGACACCTGCCATGCCTTCGGGGCCGGCTACGAGCTTCGGACGGTACAGGGGATCGAAGAGACCGTCAGCCGGTTCGACGATGCGATTGGTGTGGAGAACTGCATGCTGATCCACCTGAATGACTCAAAGGGCTACCTTGGAAGCGGTCTTGACCGCCATGAGCATATCGGTCTTGGGAATATCGGGGAGGAAGGCTTTCGCCTCGTCCTCTCACACCCCTTCTTCAGGTCACGGCCGCTCATCTGTGAGACGCCGGTCGATGACCGGAGGGATGATGCCGGAAACATCCGTGTTGTCCGCAAGCTTGCCGGAAAGTAG
- a CDS encoding isocitrate/isopropylmalate dehydrogenase family protein has translation MKIAVVEGDGIGHEVIPPVRDMLALLRPDIEFFEIEAGYGKWQRTGHAITDDDIAALRTADAILFGATTTPPAPDYRSVIVRIRKELDLYANVRPVKGSQVDLIVVRENTEGLYSGVEKIEQDTACTVRCITRKGSERISRYACMLASRRRNLTIGHKANILRSDVFFRDICMDVAQKTGVQVRECYIDALCLDVLLHPGEYDIIVTTNLFGDILSDVAAYLVGGLGLLPSGNIGENHALFEPVHGSAPDIAGRDLANPIAAMRSGSMLLAHLKDEPSAALIDQAIEVVLRKGIMTRDLGGTAGTRDFSRAVRDELSRLICTG, from the coding sequence ATGAAGATTGCCGTTGTCGAGGGAGATGGCATCGGCCACGAAGTTATTCCTCCTGTCCGTGACATGCTGGCACTGCTCCGGCCGGATATCGAGTTCTTCGAGATCGAGGCGGGATACGGAAAATGGCAACGCACCGGGCATGCCATTACCGATGACGATATTGCAGCACTGCGGACCGCAGATGCCATCCTGTTTGGGGCCACCACTACCCCGCCTGCCCCGGATTACCGGAGCGTGATCGTCAGGATCCGGAAAGAGCTCGACTTGTACGCAAATGTCAGGCCGGTGAAGGGTTCCCAGGTGGACTTGATCGTCGTGCGGGAAAACACCGAGGGACTCTACTCGGGGGTTGAGAAAATCGAACAGGATACCGCCTGCACGGTCAGGTGTATCACACGGAAAGGGAGCGAGCGGATCTCCCGCTACGCATGCATGCTCGCCTCCAGGCGACGAAACCTGACAATCGGGCACAAGGCAAACATCCTCAGGTCCGATGTTTTTTTCCGGGATATCTGCATGGATGTGGCCCAGAAGACCGGGGTGCAGGTCAGGGAATGTTACATCGACGCGCTCTGCCTCGATGTGCTCCTCCATCCGGGAGAATACGATATCATCGTTACCACGAACCTGTTCGGGGATATCCTGTCTGATGTAGCCGCCTACCTGGTGGGGGGTCTCGGACTCCTCCCAAGTGGAAATATCGGAGAAAACCATGCCCTCTTTGAACCGGTTCACGGGAGTGCACCGGATATCGCAGGGCGCGATCTCGCAAACCCCATTGCCGCGATGCGAAGCGGGTCGATGCTCCTCGCCCACCTGAAGGACGAACCATCCGCTGCACTCATCGACCAGGCTATCGAAGTGGTCCTCCGGAAGGGAATAATGACCCGTGACCTGGGAGGGACAGCGGGAACAAGGGATTTCTCACGGGCGGTGAGAGACGAGCTGTCACGACTTATATGCACCGGATAA
- a CDS encoding 3-isopropylmalate dehydratase, translated as MRIEGRAVCLPPDVDTDLIIAGRYLRTKDQSIWAARVFEDLDPSLAGKMKGSVIIAGKNFGCGSSREQAAVALKGAGVVCIIAPSFARIFFRNAINLGLPLAQAELPCREGDRVVIDLSTGTVTAGGTTKNISPLSPHMLEILASGGLIEHRRKKR; from the coding sequence ATGAGGATCGAGGGCCGTGCTGTATGCCTGCCGCCGGATGTTGACACCGATCTCATTATCGCCGGTCGCTACCTGAGAACAAAGGATCAGAGCATCTGGGCGGCACGTGTGTTTGAAGACCTTGACCCTTCCCTTGCAGGAAAGATGAAAGGTTCGGTGATCATCGCCGGGAAGAATTTCGGATGCGGGTCATCGAGGGAGCAGGCTGCAGTGGCACTCAAGGGAGCGGGGGTGGTCTGCATCATTGCCCCCTCGTTTGCGCGGATATTTTTCAGAAATGCCATCAACCTTGGCCTTCCCCTCGCTCAGGCAGAACTCCCCTGCCGGGAGGGAGACCGGGTGGTCATCGATCTCTCCACGGGAACGGTTACTGCGGGAGGAACCACGAAAAACATTTCTCCGCTTTCACCACATATGCTCGAGATCCTCGCGTCCGGAGGTCTTATCGAGCACAGGAGGAAGAAGCGATGA
- a CDS encoding 3-isopropylmalate dehydratase large subunit, whose product MTTLSERILGAPAGEYVDRPVDRAYVHDGTGVLTLEAWRALESGTIACPGRDYVLFDHIVPANTSTTADLQHELRLFARGAGMHFSDIGDGICHQLMGEGAALPGEIIVGADSHTCTLGAFGAFATGVGATDMAVIWASGSTWFKVPETIALFLSGRLSGHAEAKDLALTYVSRLGMDGASYQALEFIGEGVTHLSMDSRMTLCNLAVETGAKTGLCYADKVTVAYLESFGKIVETQPPPACRYKRELDIDMGEIVPVIAVPPRVDTIIPVSSLSGTPLDQVFVGTCTNGRYEDLSRFASIVRGKKVKVRTIVAPASRKILEDAAMTGILAVILSAGCTVVPPGCGPCLGAHMGVIGEGEVCLSTANRNFRNRMGVGGEIYLSSVSTAAASALAGEIALPGGEE is encoded by the coding sequence ATGACCACCCTATCCGAACGTATCCTAGGGGCGCCAGCTGGCGAATACGTGGACCGCCCGGTGGACCGGGCCTATGTCCATGACGGGACTGGAGTGCTGACCCTTGAGGCGTGGCGGGCACTGGAGAGCGGTACGATCGCCTGCCCGGGCAGGGACTATGTGCTCTTCGATCATATAGTCCCGGCAAATACCTCCACCACCGCTGACCTCCAGCACGAGCTGCGGCTGTTTGCCCGTGGCGCAGGGATGCACTTCTCGGATATCGGTGATGGGATCTGTCACCAGCTGATGGGGGAGGGAGCCGCCCTTCCCGGAGAGATAATCGTTGGAGCAGATTCGCATACCTGCACGCTTGGTGCCTTCGGGGCGTTTGCAACCGGAGTGGGTGCCACGGATATGGCGGTCATCTGGGCTTCCGGATCGACCTGGTTCAAGGTTCCCGAGACCATTGCCCTCTTCCTGTCCGGCCGTCTGTCGGGGCATGCAGAGGCCAAGGATCTCGCCCTGACCTATGTCTCGCGCCTGGGGATGGATGGTGCCAGCTACCAGGCTCTCGAATTCATCGGTGAAGGGGTGACGCACCTCTCCATGGACTCCCGCATGACGCTCTGCAATCTGGCGGTTGAAACCGGTGCAAAGACCGGGCTGTGTTACGCTGATAAAGTAACGGTTGCGTATCTCGAGTCCTTTGGAAAGATCGTAGAAACCCAGCCCCCTCCTGCCTGCAGGTACAAACGGGAGCTGGATATCGATATGGGGGAGATTGTTCCTGTCATTGCCGTGCCTCCCAGGGTGGATACCATTATCCCGGTATCAAGCCTGTCCGGTACCCCTCTCGATCAGGTCTTCGTGGGGACCTGTACCAACGGCAGGTACGAGGATCTCTCGAGGTTTGCATCAATCGTCCGGGGGAAGAAGGTCAAGGTGCGGACCATCGTTGCCCCTGCATCAAGGAAAATTCTCGAGGATGCTGCCATGACTGGTATCCTCGCGGTGATCCTCTCTGCCGGATGCACAGTAGTCCCGCCCGGGTGCGGTCCGTGTCTGGGCGCCCACATGGGGGTTATCGGTGAGGGGGAAGTCTGCCTTTCTACCGCAAACCGGAACTTCCGGAACCGCATGGGTGTCGGAGGGGAGATCTACCTGTCCTCGGTCTCGACTGCCGCGGCCAGCGCCCTTGCCGGCGAGATCGCCCTCCCTGGAGGTGAGGAATGA